The proteins below are encoded in one region of Belonocnema kinseyi isolate 2016_QV_RU_SX_M_011 chromosome 3, B_treatae_v1, whole genome shotgun sequence:
- the LOC117168788 gene encoding tigger transposable element-derived protein 2-like isoform X1 translates to MYKYVIQKQKRQRLTFKQKCEIVEQVKAGTSKREILQKYGICDLTYRKLLAREADWNNKANNYEYQNKKSSKTSDNMVLDAVLFEWFKQARDRGDPVSGPVMQEKARIFNEKLKGPQTFKASGGWLGRFKNRYGIRGIRLKGETLSNDPSSAEEFSKILKSKIESENLKLENIYNADESGIFWRVLMACTFALQLEEEENSKREQCKDRVTALFCANSSGSHRIPLLMIGKSEIPGCLKNLINENSKELHFKNLERLGVIYTHENSAWMDKCIFLLWYKEVFIPRVLEHQRKNGIRGKVVLLLDNAPCHPSLDELNAINENFEVVYLPPNVTALIQPMDQGLIVKTKKLFKKDLLRRILLSEDSEGPYQFLKELDLPDCFEMLSLAWNAVASSSFRKAWKPLLGNSLLLNKVPASGNIQDSSSNDDNSSSALDPLSNLDAVDNATESTTDSIRFPYESCHKITQLLSGRDYCLEKTKEFLLKWFENDHNDNDCGWKLSSDSDIINFVTNSRREPQIASKTKNSETMFEDTDFVNFVTCDRLEPEIVPKIENRESMFENHDIVNFVTCGRLEPEIVTEIENGERMFENSDLMEITSSEGEPEIIDQIENSRTMFENTESVEITSSEAFVCLMKLKNWAKREAESLPILLDCIRVMEKAIAERTKREISQNKV, encoded by the exons ATGTACAAATATGTCATACAAAAACAAAAGAGGCAGCGTTTAACGTTCAAACAAAAATGTGAGATAGTAGAACAAGTGAAAGCAGGTACCTCAAAACgagaaattttacagaaatatggTATCTGCGACCTAACGTACAGGAAATTGTTAGCTCGTGAAGCCGATTGGAACAACAAGGCGAATAATTATGAATATCAGAATAAGAAATCGTCAAAAACAAGTGATAATATGGTTTTGGATGCTGTACTCTTCGAATGGTTTAAGCAAGCGAGAGACAGAGGTGATCCAGTATCGGGGCCAGTTATGCAAGAAAAAGCtcgcatttttaacgaaaagctGAAGGGCCCGCAAACGTTTAAA gCAAGCGGTGGTTGGCTCGGGCGTTTCAAAAATCGGTACGGTATTCGCGGTATTCGGCTGAAAGGAGAGACATTGTCCAACGATCCTTCAAGTGctgaagaattttcgaaaattttaaaatcaaaaattgaatccGAAAATTTAAAGCTAGAAAACATTTACAATGCAGACGAATCCGGAATTTTCTGGCGAGTATTGATGGCGTGCACTTTTGCTCTGCAATTAGAAGAAGAAGAGAATTCGAAGAGAGAGCAATGCAAAGATCGTGTGACAGCTTTATTTTGCGCCAATTCCTCTGGAAGTCATCGAATTCCACTGTTAATGATTGGGAAATCTGAAATTCCAGGATGCCTCAAGAATCTAATaaacgaaaattcaaaagaactacactttaaaaatttggaaagacTCGGTGTCATCTACACTCACGAAAACAGTGCATGGATGGACAAATGCATATTCCTGCTATG GTACAAGGAAGTGTTCATTCCTCGAGTTTTAGAACATCAAAGAAAGAATGGAATAAGAGGAAAGGTTGTTTTACTCCTCGATAATGCTCCATGCCATCCGAGTTTGGATGAACTAAACGCGATAAACGAAAACTTTGAAGTTGTGTATTTGCCTCCCAATGTGACGGCCTTGATTCAGCCCATGGATCAAGGATTAATCGTGAAGACGAAAAAACTCTTCAAGAAAGACTTGTTGAGACGTATTTTGCTCAGCGAGGACTCAGAAGGACCTTATCAGTTTTTGAAAGAATTGGACCTTCCTGATTGCTTTGAAATGCTCAGCCTCGCGTGGAACGCAGTGGCATCGTCTTCTTTTCGAAAAGCATGGAAACCGCTCTTAGGCAACTCATTGCTTCTAAACAAGGTTCCAGCTTCCGGCAATATTCAGGATTCTTCATCCAACGATGATAATTCTTCCAGCGCTCTGGATCCTCTATCCAACTTGGATGCAGTTGACAACGCAACGGAATCCACAACTGATTCGATAAGATTTCCGTATGAAAGTTGCCATAAAATTACTCAACTGTTATCGGGAAGAGATTATTgtttagaaaaaacaaaagaattcctCCTGAAATGGTTTGAAAATGATCATAATGATAACGATTGCGGTTGGAAGTTATCATCGGACAGTGATATTATAAACTTTGTTACAAATAGTAGACGCGAACCTCAAATTGCAAGTAAAACCAAAAATAGTGAAACTATGTTTGAGGATactgattttgtaaattttgttacaTGTGACAGACTCGAACCTGAAATTGTACCTAAAATCGAAAACAGGGAAAGTATGTTTGAAAATCATGATATTGTAAATTTTGTTACATGTGGCAGACTCGAGCCTGAAATTGTAACTGAAATCGAAAACGGtgaaagaatgtttgaaaattctgatCTTATGGAAATAACGTCGTCAGAGGGCGAGCCTGAAATTATCGATCAAATTGAAAACAGCagaactatgtttgaaaatacgGAATCTGTGGAAATAACGTCCTCAGAGGCTTTTGTCTGCCTCATGAAACTGAAAAATTGGGCGAAAAGAGAAGCAGAGAGCTTACCGATACTCCTTGATTGCATCAGGGTAATGGAGAAGGCGATAGCTGAACGTACAAAGcgtgaaatttcacaaaataaagtGTAG
- the LOC117168788 gene encoding tigger transposable element-derived protein 2-like isoform X2: MVLDAVLFEWFKQARDRGDPVSGPVMQEKARIFNEKLKGPQTFKASGGWLGRFKNRYGIRGIRLKGETLSNDPSSAEEFSKILKSKIESENLKLENIYNADESGIFWRVLMACTFALQLEEEENSKREQCKDRVTALFCANSSGSHRIPLLMIGKSEIPGCLKNLINENSKELHFKNLERLGVIYTHENSAWMDKCIFLLWYKEVFIPRVLEHQRKNGIRGKVVLLLDNAPCHPSLDELNAINENFEVVYLPPNVTALIQPMDQGLIVKTKKLFKKDLLRRILLSEDSEGPYQFLKELDLPDCFEMLSLAWNAVASSSFRKAWKPLLGNSLLLNKVPASGNIQDSSSNDDNSSSALDPLSNLDAVDNATESTTDSIRFPYESCHKITQLLSGRDYCLEKTKEFLLKWFENDHNDNDCGWKLSSDSDIINFVTNSRREPQIASKTKNSETMFEDTDFVNFVTCDRLEPEIVPKIENRESMFENHDIVNFVTCGRLEPEIVTEIENGERMFENSDLMEITSSEGEPEIIDQIENSRTMFENTESVEITSSEAFVCLMKLKNWAKREAESLPILLDCIRVMEKAIAERTKREISQNKV; encoded by the exons ATGGTTTTGGATGCTGTACTCTTCGAATGGTTTAAGCAAGCGAGAGACAGAGGTGATCCAGTATCGGGGCCAGTTATGCAAGAAAAAGCtcgcatttttaacgaaaagctGAAGGGCCCGCAAACGTTTAAA gCAAGCGGTGGTTGGCTCGGGCGTTTCAAAAATCGGTACGGTATTCGCGGTATTCGGCTGAAAGGAGAGACATTGTCCAACGATCCTTCAAGTGctgaagaattttcgaaaattttaaaatcaaaaattgaatccGAAAATTTAAAGCTAGAAAACATTTACAATGCAGACGAATCCGGAATTTTCTGGCGAGTATTGATGGCGTGCACTTTTGCTCTGCAATTAGAAGAAGAAGAGAATTCGAAGAGAGAGCAATGCAAAGATCGTGTGACAGCTTTATTTTGCGCCAATTCCTCTGGAAGTCATCGAATTCCACTGTTAATGATTGGGAAATCTGAAATTCCAGGATGCCTCAAGAATCTAATaaacgaaaattcaaaagaactacactttaaaaatttggaaagacTCGGTGTCATCTACACTCACGAAAACAGTGCATGGATGGACAAATGCATATTCCTGCTATG GTACAAGGAAGTGTTCATTCCTCGAGTTTTAGAACATCAAAGAAAGAATGGAATAAGAGGAAAGGTTGTTTTACTCCTCGATAATGCTCCATGCCATCCGAGTTTGGATGAACTAAACGCGATAAACGAAAACTTTGAAGTTGTGTATTTGCCTCCCAATGTGACGGCCTTGATTCAGCCCATGGATCAAGGATTAATCGTGAAGACGAAAAAACTCTTCAAGAAAGACTTGTTGAGACGTATTTTGCTCAGCGAGGACTCAGAAGGACCTTATCAGTTTTTGAAAGAATTGGACCTTCCTGATTGCTTTGAAATGCTCAGCCTCGCGTGGAACGCAGTGGCATCGTCTTCTTTTCGAAAAGCATGGAAACCGCTCTTAGGCAACTCATTGCTTCTAAACAAGGTTCCAGCTTCCGGCAATATTCAGGATTCTTCATCCAACGATGATAATTCTTCCAGCGCTCTGGATCCTCTATCCAACTTGGATGCAGTTGACAACGCAACGGAATCCACAACTGATTCGATAAGATTTCCGTATGAAAGTTGCCATAAAATTACTCAACTGTTATCGGGAAGAGATTATTgtttagaaaaaacaaaagaattcctCCTGAAATGGTTTGAAAATGATCATAATGATAACGATTGCGGTTGGAAGTTATCATCGGACAGTGATATTATAAACTTTGTTACAAATAGTAGACGCGAACCTCAAATTGCAAGTAAAACCAAAAATAGTGAAACTATGTTTGAGGATactgattttgtaaattttgttacaTGTGACAGACTCGAACCTGAAATTGTACCTAAAATCGAAAACAGGGAAAGTATGTTTGAAAATCATGATATTGTAAATTTTGTTACATGTGGCAGACTCGAGCCTGAAATTGTAACTGAAATCGAAAACGGtgaaagaatgtttgaaaattctgatCTTATGGAAATAACGTCGTCAGAGGGCGAGCCTGAAATTATCGATCAAATTGAAAACAGCagaactatgtttgaaaatacgGAATCTGTGGAAATAACGTCCTCAGAGGCTTTTGTCTGCCTCATGAAACTGAAAAATTGGGCGAAAAGAGAAGCAGAGAGCTTACCGATACTCCTTGATTGCATCAGGGTAATGGAGAAGGCGATAGCTGAACGTACAAAGcgtgaaatttcacaaaataaagtGTAG